The DNA sequence TTTGGAGTATGGCTAGAGATAAAATCGCTCGCGCACTGCGGCGTGGCTAGCTTGCTTGTTAGTATCGTTTTGGTCGCGATAAATATGATAAATGTTTTTAAATTTACGAAATTTGGAGTAAAGGAAGAAAAATGAAAGAAAAAATTTACGGCGCGCTCTCAAACATCGTCGATCCCGAAGTTGGTTTTGATATCGTGTCCCTGGGGCTGATTTACGACGTGGTTTGCGACGAGAACGGCAAGGCAAAGGTCACGATGACGTTATCTACGCGCTCGTGCCCGCTGCATGAGATGATACTAAGCTGGGTGGAGACGGCGGTGCTAAACGTCGACGGCGTAAAAGAGTGTGAGATAGATCTCGTGTGGGAGCCTGCGTGGAGTATCGAGATGGCGAGCGACGAGGTGAGGGCGGCGCTGGGAGCGTGATTTTGGCGTTATGCAAGGTCAAATTTAGCCGACAGCTCGGCAAAATTTGACCTCGGTTTTAATCTGTTTATAAGCTTGTTCGGGGCACGTATTGCTTTATCCGGACAAGCTCGTCTCTGTACCTAAATACGAATGATGAGCTAGATAGTGCCGGCCTTCGCGCCCGATCCTGTTTTGGGAGATATAGATGCGTTGTTGGCAAAATAAGGACCATGCAGTAGAGTGCGTAGAACAGTTTCACAAATTTGATTCAAGTTGATAACTCGCTTACTGGTTGTTGATCTAAACTTACGCAAATTTTATCGTAGTTTTGAGATAGATTTTTCAAAATACGTCGCTACGGCTTGTTTAAGTCATCTGTATTTCTTATCTTTACTAGCGCGACGGCAATCCTAGTTGCTTCTAAAGAGATATTTTAATGACAAATTTCTATTGCCGCACAGTTAATTTTAAATAGTTATGTTATTTTACTAAATTTGCTCTTGCTTGGTGATTGTATACAGGCGTAATCTTTTGTTGTGATCGTTTCGAATCGTCCTTGTTGCGAGTAAATTTAAGCTGCATATAGTAATCGAATTTAAGCTTCTCGCGATTTAAATTTTGGCTCGGAAAATAATAGTGCACAAAATCTTTGATATAGCTTTGCTTTATTGTTATCTATAAAATACTGTAGTATTTGTAGTTGGTAAAATGCATCAAACTATTTTGAAATCTTAAAAATAGAAGCTCAAATCTATGCTATTTTAGATATTCAAAAAAGCGGTATGGTTAAATTTAAAAAGGATTGGAAGCCCAATCCTTTTTATTAATCCATTTGGTTTCTGATGTAAGATGGTGTTTCGAGAACTATAGATGCTTCTTCGCTGTTGTATCCGCCGCTGACTTTTAGTCTGCTTATTCTTTGATCTAAAAATGAGTTTTTAGAATTTATTGTAGCAGGAGCAGGAGCGGCTACGGTAGGATTTTCATCCTCTCTACCCTGAAAGCCGGTGGCGATGATAGTAACCTGAACTCTGTTGTTCTCAAAGCTTTCGTCGCTCGTTGTGCCCCATATGATATCGGCATCGTCATCGACTGAATTTTGTATCAAGCACATTGCCTCTTCGATATCGCTGAAAGGAGAATCAGGGTGGTATTTAAAGTGAACTAGAACGCCCACAGCGCCGTTTATGGTGATGTCGCTTAGTAGCGGAGACTGGATGGCATTTTTGATGGCTTCTTGCGCTGCGCCTTCGCCCTCTGATTCGCCTATGCCAAGTAGCGCCATACCGCGGTGCTCCATTACCTTTTTGACGTCCGCAAAGTCGGAGTTTATATCGCTATTTCCTGAGTCAAGTACGATGGTACACATGCCGCTAACGGCACGAGCTAAAACATTATCAACTATTTTAAAACTTTCTTTGATGCCTGCTTTTTTGTCTATAAGCGCTTTTAGTCTTTGGTTTGGTATTACGACTATAGAGTCAGACTCTTTTTTGAGCTCGTCAAGGCCTTTTAGAGCTAGGTTGTAACGCTTTTTGCCTTCGAAATCAAACGGCATAGTTACGACTGCTATCGTTAGAGCGCCTATTTCTTTTGCAGCTTGCGCTACGATAGGAGCTGCGCCCGTACCCGTACCGCCGCCAAGACCAGAAGCCACAAATACGATATCTGAATACTCAAGAGCAGTTTTGATCTCCTCGTAGCTTTCCTGAGCAGCCTTGCTTCCTATGTCTGGATTCATGCCTGCGCCAAGACCCTTTGTGATCTTCTCTCCGAGCTGAAGCTTAGTAAATGCTAAAGAGCTATCTAGCGCCTTTACGTCAGTGTTGGCGACTATTAGCTCGATATCCATCTCGCCGCCTCTTTCTCTGATGATATGATTGATCATATTGCCGCCGCCGCCGCCTACGCCCACTACTTTTATCTTAGCGCCGTATGAAGGTTTTTTCTCTTCTACCATAAAGTTACCCATCTTAACTCAGTCTCCTTTTAAAATAGTTGTGTTAGTTTGTTCCAAATTTGAGAAAATACGTTTGGTTTTTTCTCTTTTTTGCTCTCATCTTCGTTTAGTTCGTCTTGCAAAGTTCTTTCGTCGTCAATTCTTAAATCGTCTATATAGTTGTCGTCCAAAACCGTTCCGTTGAAAATTTTCTCTCCATTTTCGTCGGACTTTTTGCTGTCGTCTTTGTTCTTGGATTTGGAATCGTCCACTATATTTTTTAAATTTTTATTTCTCAAGATAGCTTCGTCTTTAAAGCGCATTTTCTTTTCGGAGTCGATCTCGTAAGGCGTAAAGTAGCCTGCGCCGTACATACAAAGTCCGATCGCGCAAGAATTTGCCGGATCTCGTAAAATTTCGTAAAGCCCTTCCATCTCTTTCGGTCTTGCGATGCGAACCGGCATATTGTCAAATATAACCGAAGCAAGCTCCCTGATGCCTTCAAGCTTAGTCATACCGCCCGTGAGCACTACGCCTGCCGCTATAGAGGCTTTGTATCCGCTATCTTCAAGCATCTTAGCTAGTATCATAAGCGTCTCTTCGGCTCTTGCGTAAATTACGTTTGAGATAACGTCAAGAGATACTTCCTGTGTCTTTCCGTCGTCGTTTATCGGAGGGATTTCGACTAGCTCATTTGCTTTATTTATAAGAGAGCCGTAGCTTAGCTTTATTTCCTCAGCCTTTAAAATAGGCGTATGAAGTGCGGCAGAAAGGTCGTTTGTGATATTAGCCGAGCCGATACCTAGAAATTCGTTATATCTTATCGAATTTCCGGAATGAACCAGCATATTGCACGTGGCGCCGCCCATATCTATAAATGCTACGCCTAAATCTTTTTCATCTTGATTTAGCGTCGCGATAGCCGAAGCGTAGCTCGAAAGTACGATATTATCAGGCTCGACTCCAGCTAAATTTAACGCTTTTCTGAGGTTGCTCAGAGATGATTTCTGCGCCATTATGATATGAGTTTGCACCTCGAGCCTGCTTCCGTTCATGCCCAAAGGATCTTCTATGTGCTCTTGGTCATCTACTTTGAAATTATAAGGAAGTATGTGAAGCTTCTCGTAGTCGCTGTGGATTTGCGCTCTTCGCTCGGACTCGGACATTGAGCGGTGGATCTCTTTTATGCCGATTTCATATGTCGGTACGTTTACTACGCCGTTGCTTTCGACGCTTTTCGTGTAAGCTCCTGAGATTGACACCACTACTTTTTCATAGCGAGTGCCGGCTATCCTTTGAGCGTCTATTAAAGCGCTTTTTATTGATTTTGAAGCTAGTTCAATGTTTGTTATGACGCCCTTTTTTATGCCCTGAGTTTTTGCGGTTCCTATTCCGATTATTTTAAGCCCTGTCTCATCATGCTGTCCTATAACAGCGCAAATTTGAACGGAACCTACGTCGATGCCTAAAATTTTAGTACCCAATTCAATACCTTTTTAAAATATTTTACTTTTTACTAACGTAATATTCTACTTTATAACGCTTAGAAAGCGCACCGCTCAAATCCCTAATAAGCTCGTTATTTTTTAAGAAACCTACATTTTGAGTTATTATCTCTTTATATTCTTTCTCTTTTTCGCTGTTTGTTAGTTTTTGTTCCGCTATCTCGTAAACTACAGCCTTGTCGCCAAGCAATACATAGCCCTTTTTGCCGCCCTTTTCAAACAGGCGATTGACGAAGACGTTAAACTCGCCCTCGCTTAGCCCGCCTTCGGCTTTTACGGTATCTCTACTAACAAATCCTATATCGGTACCTTGAAATCCTTTTTCAAGCAACTCTTTTGCTTTTGCTTCTACGATTTCTTTTGTTTTTTGCTCTTTGTAAAGTTCTAAAATTTGATCCTTCGCCTCGTCAAAAGTCATTACTCTCGGCGCTACGATCTCTTTTACTTTTACTATTATATAGCCGTCTTCGTATTCAAACGGCTTTAGAGTATCGCCCTTTTTTGCTAGTTTTAGCTCATCCATCGGCAAGCTTGCATTATCTTCAAATGTAGATATCGATACGTCCGCTTGTTTCTCGTCTTTTTTGATTTTTAGATACTCTTCAAGCGCGACTTTTTTAGTTTGCTTTAGGTTGTAGTCTTTTAGGACTTCATCCTTTACAGCCTCAAAATCTTTTATCTTGTCGTCGCTACCTTTATATTCGTTTTTGTTTTCGTTGTAAAATTCTGTTAGCTCATTAGTATTTGCATCGCTTGATATAGCCGGGATAAATTTAGTATCAAGCTTAAATTCGGTCATGGTTTTGTATTCGTTCTTGTGCTCTTCCCATAGTTTTTTTACAGCGTCTTCCTCTATTTTTACTTCGTCTGCGCTAGCCTCTACGACTTGCATTGAGATCTTATCCTGCATCAAAAAGCTAGCCGTTAGCATATCTATATCTTGAGCATTTGCAGGCAAATTGAGAGCGTGTCTTAGTTTATCTAAAAGTATTACGTTTTTTAAGCTTTCTTCGTATTCACTTTCAGTAGTTCTGGCTCTTTTTAAAGTATTTTTGTAAAGCTCTTTATCAAATTTGCCGTTCGAGTGGAAATTTTGGTCTGCGATTATGTATTTTACTATATCTTCGTCATTTACGCCCAGCCCCAAGTCATCGGCGAAATTTAAAAGCATAGCGTCGTTTACTAGAGCTTCTAAGGCTAAATTTTCTATGCCTAGCTCGCTTGCTTTTTCATCGCTTAGCTGCCCGTCAAAAAGCTGGCTATAGTATGCGTGGAGTTGGCCGTATCTGTTTTGAAACTCTTGGATACTTATATTTCTATGTCCGACCTTAGCTACCGAGCTAGCTCTGCTCGCGTTTAGATCGTATGCTCCCCATCCGACGAAGCCCGCTCCGACGAAGGCTATCGTGCTCACCCAGATGGTCACGACGAGGTATTTTCTATGCTTTTGCATCCAAGTTATCATCTACTTCCTTCAAATTTATAAAAATTTTATGCATTATTTTACTGAAATTTCGTAAATATCACCTTAAAAACGTGCTTTTTATCGATAAAATTTCAAAAAAATTACTAACATTCTTAAAAACG is a window from the Campylobacter massiliensis genome containing:
- a CDS encoding metal-sulfur cluster assembly factor, with translation MKEKIYGALSNIVDPEVGFDIVSLGLIYDVVCDENGKAKVTMTLSTRSCPLHEMILSWVETAVLNVDGVKECEIDLVWEPAWSIEMASDEVRAALGA
- the ftsZ gene encoding cell division protein FtsZ; the protein is MGNFMVEEKKPSYGAKIKVVGVGGGGGNMINHIIRERGGEMDIELIVANTDVKALDSSLAFTKLQLGEKITKGLGAGMNPDIGSKAAQESYEEIKTALEYSDIVFVASGLGGGTGTGAAPIVAQAAKEIGALTIAVVTMPFDFEGKKRYNLALKGLDELKKESDSIVVIPNQRLKALIDKKAGIKESFKIVDNVLARAVSGMCTIVLDSGNSDINSDFADVKKVMEHRGMALLGIGESEGEGAAQEAIKNAIQSPLLSDITINGAVGVLVHFKYHPDSPFSDIEEAMCLIQNSVDDDADIIWGTTSDESFENNRVQVTIIATGFQGREDENPTVAAPAPATINSKNSFLDQRISRLKVSGGYNSEEASIVLETPSYIRNQMD
- the ftsA gene encoding cell division protein FtsA, which encodes MGTKILGIDVGSVQICAVIGQHDETGLKIIGIGTAKTQGIKKGVITNIELASKSIKSALIDAQRIAGTRYEKVVVSISGAYTKSVESNGVVNVPTYEIGIKEIHRSMSESERRAQIHSDYEKLHILPYNFKVDDQEHIEDPLGMNGSRLEVQTHIIMAQKSSLSNLRKALNLAGVEPDNIVLSSYASAIATLNQDEKDLGVAFIDMGGATCNMLVHSGNSIRYNEFLGIGSANITNDLSAALHTPILKAEEIKLSYGSLINKANELVEIPPINDDGKTQEVSLDVISNVIYARAEETLMILAKMLEDSGYKASIAAGVVLTGGMTKLEGIRELASVIFDNMPVRIARPKEMEGLYEILRDPANSCAIGLCMYGAGYFTPYEIDSEKKMRFKDEAILRNKNLKNIVDDSKSKNKDDSKKSDENGEKIFNGTVLDDNYIDDLRIDDERTLQDELNEDESKKEKKPNVFSQIWNKLTQLF
- a CDS encoding peptidylprolyl isomerase translates to MITWMQKHRKYLVVTIWVSTIAFVGAGFVGWGAYDLNASRASSVAKVGHRNISIQEFQNRYGQLHAYYSQLFDGQLSDEKASELGIENLALEALVNDAMLLNFADDLGLGVNDEDIVKYIIADQNFHSNGKFDKELYKNTLKRARTTESEYEESLKNVILLDKLRHALNLPANAQDIDMLTASFLMQDKISMQVVEASADEVKIEEDAVKKLWEEHKNEYKTMTEFKLDTKFIPAISSDANTNELTEFYNENKNEYKGSDDKIKDFEAVKDEVLKDYNLKQTKKVALEEYLKIKKDEKQADVSISTFEDNASLPMDELKLAKKGDTLKPFEYEDGYIIVKVKEIVAPRVMTFDEAKDQILELYKEQKTKEIVEAKAKELLEKGFQGTDIGFVSRDTVKAEGGLSEGEFNVFVNRLFEKGGKKGYVLLGDKAVVYEIAEQKLTNSEKEKEYKEIITQNVGFLKNNELIRDLSGALSKRYKVEYYVSKK